The nucleotide window CCGGGCGGCCCTGGCCCGGCGATCCGACGCCGACCGGGCTCGCGCCGTGATCGGGGCGGTCCCCGGCCTCGGCGCCGTCGTCGGCGAGGGCGGGGCACTTCAGGCTCGCGTCGCCGACGGAGCGGCCGTGCTACCCGGCGTGCTGGCCGCGCTGGAGGCCGCCGGGATCGAGCTCGCCTCGGTCGGCGTCGCCCGGCCGTCACTTGACGACGTGTACCTGCATCACGCCGGCCGCAGCTTCGTCGAGGCCGACCGGCTCGGCAACGACCGAGAGGCGGTGCTGCGGTGACCCTCGATCTGACCCACGCCCGGCTGCTGACCGGCCGCTCCCTGCGTACCCTGTCCCGCCAGCCCGCGTACCTGTTGTTCACGCTCGTCCAGCCGATGATCTGGCTGCTGCTGTTCGGCCAGCTCTTCCGCCGCGTCGCGGAGCTGCCCGGGTTCGGCGGCGGGAACTACCTGGACTACCTCACCCCCGGCGTCGTGATCATGACCGCGATGATGTCGGCCGGGTGGAGCGGCACCTCGATCGTGCAGGACATGGAGCGCGGGGTGATGGACCGTACCCTCACGTCCCCGATCCGCCGCTCCGCACTGGTCACCGCGGGCCTGACACACCAGGCGCTGGTCACCGTCGTCCAGTCGCTGATCATGTTCGCCACCGGCCTGGTGGCCGGCGCCCGCTACCCGGGCGGCTACGCCGGGCTGCTGATCGTGCTCGCCTGCGCGGTCCTGATCGCGGTGGTGTTCGCCGCGCTGTCCAACGCGATCGCGCTGGTGGTCCACCAGCAGGAGGCGCTCATCGCCGTCTCCCAGTTCCTGGTCCTGCCCCTGGCCTTCCTCTCCTCGATCATGATGGCGCCCGCCCTCATGCCCGACTGGGTGGCGAGGGTGGCCCGCTTCAACCCGGTGGACTGGGCCGCGGTGGCCGGCCGCGAGGCGTTGAAGGCCACCCCGGACTGGGGCATCGTGCTCGAGCGCATGGCGCTGCTGTCGGCGCTGGCGATCCTGATGGCCTGGCTGGCGGCACGCGCCTACCGCTCGTATCAGCGTTCCCTGTAGAGCAGCGGGCCCCGACCGGGCGGTCGAGAACCAGGTCGGGGCCCGCCGACCGCAACTTCCGGGCGTATCGGGGCGACGGGAAGGTGCCCGCTCCCGGATCGCGTCCTGACGTCCGCCCAGGAGCGGAACGGCACCTCGAAGACCCTGGCGAAGAACCACGCGCCGATCAGCGAAAGGCCGCCGGCGAGCACGGTCGTGACCGTGAACGCGGCGACTCCGTGACCCAGCCGCGGTGCCACCAGTTTCAGGGCGATCGCGACCACGATCGGCAGGTGGATCAGATAGAGGCTGTACGAGAACGAGCCAAGCCGCCGCAACGGCGACGAGTCGAGCAACCGGATCAGCGCGGCGGGCCGGCCGCTCGCGACTGCCAGCAGAAGCATGGTCATCGCCGGGACGACCGCCAGATCGACCCAGTAGTAGTGGTTCACCATCCAGCGCGAGCCCTGATGCAGGATGAGGGCTCCGGCGGGGATCGCGGCCAGCAGCGACAGCACGGCCCACGGCAGGCGGCGGAGACGGTCGCCGGCCGCGACCACGCCCGCCGCCACGACGCCGGCCGCGAAGGCCGGCACGAGATGCGGGGCCATCCAGTTCTCGCTCTTCGGCGGTGAGCCGTCGAAGACCACGAAGCCGATCACGATCACCGGCAGGGTGACTACGGCCAGCATCGCCGCCGGGCCGAACCGGCGACACAGGACCAGAAGCAGCGGGAGTACGCCGTACAGAAGCGCCTCCACGCCGATCGACCAGAACGCGCCGTTCGGGGTGGGTACCGCGAACAGGTCCTGGAGCAGCAGCGTGTAGACCACGACCGACCCGGCGGTCGGCTCCGCGGAGTGTGGCTGGCGCACCACGGTCCACGCGATGGCCAGGCTGAACGCCAGGGCGGCCCAGTAGGCGGGGAGGATTCGCCAGGCCCGCCGCCGGGCGTACCGGGCCAGGCTGCCCAGCCGCCAGTCGTTGCCGGCGGCCGCCAGCGCCAGCGAGAACCCCGACAGGACCAGGAACAGCACCACGGAGAGCCGGCCGAAGCCGAGCCAGCTCAGCCAGTCGGGGCCGCGATAGCGGGGAAAACCGCGGAAGGTGTAGGCCCAGCAGTGGAACAACATCACGTAGAGGGCGCAAAGGCCGCGCAGACCGTCAAGACCGGCCACCCGTTTCCGGTTCACTCCAGGTTCACGCACAGGCGGCTCAAGTGGTTCAGCGGCGCGGGCGGGCGGTCAGTAGACGGGAGTGTGGTGCGTCACGTCGTACGGGAAATGCAGCCGGACCGAGGTGATGCCGCCGCCGGTGTGGACCTTGACGACGTCCGAGAGCTGCCGGGCAAGCCACATGCCCCGTCCGGTGTCGGGATGCTCGTCGGGTGCGAGGTATCCGGCGAGGGGCGGCAGTGGACGCCCGCCCGCGTCGTCGACCTGCACGACCAGGGTGTTCGTGTGCCGCCAGGCGCGTAGGTTGACGGGGGCGTCGCCGTGGACGATGCCGTTGGTCGCCACCTCGGCCACCGCGGTGACGATGTCGACGGCCGCGGCGTCGGAGAATGCCTGCCGCAGAGCCCAGGACCGCACGGCGGTGTGCACCGCGCCGATCCCATCGAGGCTGGACAGTGCGAAGTCCAGGTCGGTGTCGGCCGGTGGCGGCGGCAACGGGATCTCGTTGCGGCGGGCGAGGTAGTCGAGGGCCGGGACGTGCTGGACGGGCACCAGCTTTCCCCCGTCGACTATCTCGTGGTTGTGCAGCAGGCGCACATTCTCGATGATCAGCGTCGAGTGGCGGCGGGCGTCCCAGATGCAGGTGAGTGGGCAGTCGTATGGGGCGATGATGTCGTTGTAGACCACCTCGTAGGACAGGTATTCGGCGGCGCGGTCGACCGGGCTGCTCGGGTCGATCTCGGTGGCGATGTCCGGCTCGGCGACGATGTGCACGCGCCGGCCCTGTGCGTGCTGCTCGGCCGTGTACCGCCGGAACTCCTCGTACGCGAAGCCCAGCCGCTGGTAGAACGAGCTCGTCTCCCTCCATTCCAGCTGATCGCTCAGCGCGCCGAACTCGGTCCGGACGAGGAGTTCGACCTTGGCGCTGACGATCATGAGGACCACCGACCCGCGGGTGAGCAGGTCGTTCAGAACCGGCACGAGCCGGGCGCGCACCGCGTCATCCGAGTCGATGATCAACGCGGCGTGCTCGTACGCGTTGTCGAGTGGTTCGACTATCTCCCTGTCCGGCGGGTCCGGCCACGTCGTCATCTTCCGGCCTCCGGCGGCGGCGCCTGCTCGTCCGCCTGCGCCTCGACGACCAGTCCGCCCATGGTGAGCAGCCCGCAGATCTGCAACGCCCGGAACACCACCGGCGCGCAGCTGAGGTGGAGAGTCACACCGCCGGGCCGCGCCTCGCAGCCCTTCATCAGCGCCCGGACGCCGGCCGCGCCGAAGAACCTCACCTGCGTCAGATCCAGGCGGGACACTCCGTCGCGGATCTCGGCGGCGATGCGGTCGGCGACCTCTCGCCAGTTCTCCTGCTCGATGTCGCCGACCAACCGCAGAACCGGGCCGTCCCGGCGGATGGTGCATAGGCCGGCATGCTGTGCATGAAACGGCTCTGCCACGAGTTCAGCCTCTCAGATCACCGCAGCGCGGGGGACGCACCATTTCGGGGTCGATCGGCGGTGGTCGCCGTAATGTCGATATGGGAGCTTTGACCACTCCACAAGTTATGTCGGCGACCGGCTCACCCGTATCACCCGGCGGAGTGACATCGAAGGTTAAACATTGGCAGGAATCGATGTACTGTGGGAGCGCTCCCATCTCGCGTCCGCCACTCTGCTCAAGGAGCTGAACATGTCGCGACGTCGTCGTCGCCCGGCCGCCATGCTGGCCGGCCTGCGAGTTCTGGCCCTGTCCGCGCTGCTGTTGGCCTCGGTGTCGGCGGCCGGCACCGCCGCGGCCGGGACACCCGGCAGCCGCGCGGTGCCACTCAGCGAGCTGACCGTGGTGACCGAACAGGTGGCTTACGGTCTGCAGCGTCCGATCGCGATCACCGGGCTGCCGGACGGCCGGATGCTGATCGCGGAGAAGAGCGGCACCGTCCGCGTCTACCACCCCGACACCGGCCTGGCGGCCGAGCCGGTGCTCGACCTGACCGCCCGCATCGAATCGTCGGACAACGAGCGGGGGCTGCTCGGCATCACACCCGCGCCGAACTTCGCCCGGACCGGGATCGTCTACGTGGCCTACACCAGCCTGCCGGCCGGCGCGCTGACCCTGGCCCGCCTGCCCCTCGGCGCACCGGAACGGCTACAGGTGCTGCTGACCCAGGAGCACGCCGAGTACGGCAACCACAACGGCGGGCAGGTGGCGTTCGGCAGCGACGGCTACCTCTACTGGTCCACCGGCGACGGCGGCCACGCGAACGACCCGTTCAAGTCCGGCCAGGACCTCCGCACCCTGCTCGGCAAGATCGTGCGGATCGACGTCAACCGCGCCTGCGGTGCGAAGCCCTACTGCGTTCCTTCCACCAACCCGTTCGTCCGGACGCCGGGCGCGCGGCCGGAGATCTGGCTCTACGGGCTGCGCAACCCGTGGCGGTTCTCCGTCGACCAGGCCGACAACTCGCTGTGGATCGGTGACGTCGGCCAGGGCCTGGTCGAAGAGATCAACCACATCCGCCCGTGGCAGGGCGGCGCGAACCTCGGCTGGTCCTGCAAGGAGGGCACCCCGGTGTTCGACCAGGCGCAATGCCGGCCGGGCGTGCGGTACGTCGACCCGGTCTTCGAGTACGAGCACTACCTCACGGAGAGCTGCTCGGTGATCGGCGGCGTGGTGTACCGAGGGTCCCGGACCCCCGAGGCGTGGGGTACGTACATCGCGAGCGACTACTGCGCGCCCCGGGTGTACGCCGTGCGCCCCAACCGCGACGGCAGCTACGAGACCGCCACGATCGGCAACTTCCCCACCCAGCCGACCGCGATCGCCGCCGACGTGCACGGCGAGCTGTACGTGCTCAGCGACTACCCGGGATGGCTGAGCCGCGTGCGGTTCGAGCGGGTCTCGGGTTGAACCCGCTCGGAGAAGATCAGCCCTGGCCGGGCACCAGCCCGATCAGGCGCGGTACGAGGTCCGCGGGGTCCGGCATGGCGGCCACCTCGGCGCTGACCTGCCGCGCCGCCTGCGCCAGCGCCGCATCGTTGAGCAACCGGTCGAGCACCGCCGTGCTGATCTCCCGGTCGTCGACCGCCAGGCCGGCGCCACGCGCCGCGACGAGGTCGGCGTTGTGCCTGCGGTCGCCGGCGCCGCGGACGACAAGTTGCGGGACGCCGGCGTGCAGGGCGGCGAGGGTGGAGCCGGCGCCACCGTGATGCACGATCGCGGTGCTGACCGCGAGGGCGGCGGGCAACGGCAGCCAGTCGGTGGCGCGGACGTTGGGCGGGTGCCGCCGGGCGGCGGCCCGCCGATCGGGCCGGATCAGCACGAAGTCCGCGTCGACCGGGCCGGCCGCGTCGATCACCCGGCTCATCAGCCGGTCCGGTCCGGGCTGCGGCACGGTGCTGCGGCTGACCAGGACGCGGGCGCGCGGCGGCCGCTCGGTGAGCCAGCCGGGCAACGGCTGGTCGGCACCGTACGGCTCGGCGCGCATCGGCCAGCCGTCGCGCGTACCGGCCACGCTGGCCGGTGCGATCGTCAGCACCCCGCACTCGCAGCGCCTCGGCGGCGGTCGCCACCAGCACGTCGTGGCCTGCCTCCTCGAGCGCCCGGCCGAGCGGTACGAGCGGGAAGACATGCCCGAGCATCGGCGCCGCCACGATGAGTACGCGCACCAGCTCACCGTAGAACGGGTAGCACCGTGGCACAGCCGACCAGAATCCACTCCAGCCGAAACCTGCGGCGAATCGGCCGGCGCCGGACTTCGGCAATGTCTACTATGGACTGACAATGTTCATCGATGTCCATGCAGGAGGAATCTCGTGGCCAAGCGCCCGACCCTCGGCGTGGCCGGTGTTGTCACGGGGATTGTTGTCGCGGTCCTCGCCGTCACGCCCGCCCACGCCGCCGCACCCGCCCAGCCCGCCGCGGCAGGCGCCGCCGGGACCGTCCAGCAGGCGCCGCCGGCACCGGCCGGCGCGCCGGCTCAGGCTCTCGCCGCGGTCTCGCCGACCACCATTCCGTCCGTCACGACTTCCCTCGTGACGCCCAACGCCGCCTGGAGCTGCTCGCTCGGGACCTTCTGCGCGCTCGCGTGGGACCCCACGAAGTCCAAGTGGAAGAAGTTCAACTTCACCATCTGCACCGACTACGCGCTCTCCAACTGGAACGGCACCGGCTACTTCCTGGACAACCAGACCGGCGGGGTGACGACGTACTTCCTTGACGACTACTACGTCGTCTGGGAGAAGATCAAGCCGGACAACATCAAGTATGTGTACAACTGGGACCCGATCTGGTACATCGAGAACTGCTGACACCTACTCCGCCAGCCGTTCGCCGAACTCCCGCCAGCCGCCCGCGCAGGTCTCCGCGATAGCGCGCAGCGAGTCCCGGCAGTGGCCCGGGACGTTCTCCGCGACGCCGTCGGACTGGGTGATGAAGGCCAGCGTGGTCGATGCCAGCCTCAGCAGTGCCCGACCCCGCTCGGAGTACCGCAGCGACGGATCGTGGACCAGACGCTCCAACCGCGCCCCGACGTCCAGTTCGGAGCCCGGCCCAGCCGGCGGCTCGGCCGGGCTCGCCGCATTCTGCGCGGCGAGCTTGCGCCGCACGTCCATGGCGGTGCCCACGGAGATTCCCGCCTCGCGGGCGACCTCGCGCAGGCTCGCTCCGGGCCGGCTTCGCATGATCTCCGTCGCGATCCGGCGGCCCTCCTGCGCGGAGAGCGGGTGCCGGCGGCCGTCCTGGCCGATCCGGATGCCCAGCCGGCTCCGGTCGTTGCCCGACCGCCGCCGCTGCGCGGCAACGGTCTTCGGGGCGAGCCCGCACACGGTCGCGATGCGCCGGTCCGACCAGTGCGGGTGCGCGGCCAGGATGCGCTCCATCGCCGCGACACGGTCCCGGGCCGACAACGGCATTCCGTGTACGGCGTTGAGCCGTACCGCCGCGACGAATGCCTCCTCGTCCGTCCCGTCGAAGTAGACGACGGCGATCAGGCGTTCCCCGCGTGCGCGCGCCGCCTCCAGCCGATGCATGCCATCGACGACGCGCAGCGATGAACGATGCACCACGATGGGTGGAACCTCGTCGGCCAGGTCGGCGAGCTGCCTGGTGTGTGCCGGGCTGGTGCCGCACAGACGCGGTGAGAGGCCGTCGCGCAGCACGGCGATCTCGGCCAGCTCCACCGGTGTGCCCGTACGCATGGACGAAGATTACGGCCGTCGATGTATAGCACAGGCACATTCGGTGTACACGTTCAACCGCTGACCGGCACCGGCTGAGCAGGCGTCTTACGACGCGGCCGGGTAGCCCGAGCGCATCGCCAGTGCGACGGCGGCCGTACGGCTCGGGCAGTCGAGCCTGACCAGGATCTTGCCGACGAGACGCTTGGCGCCGTGCTCGGAAATGCCCAGGCGACGGGCTATCTGCTTGTTGCTGAGGCCGTCCACCATCAGCGACATGACCTGGTGCTCGCGGGGCGTCAATCCGTCCACCGCGGCCGGCGCCTGACAGGTGCACCGGCCCAGCCGGTCCAGCATGTCCCGGCCGAGCGTCGCGGGCATCGGCAGGTCGCCGCTTCTGATGCTCGCGAGGGCGGTGCCCAGCCGGTCCGCCGTCAGTTCCGCCTCGCTGAGGAACCCGTCGGCCACGACGCCGGCCATTCGAGCCCCATTCTCCATATCGAGGGTGTCGAGCAATACCAGAATCTTCGCGCCCTGCCGCCGGTACTCGTCAAGGAGAGGAAGAATCTGGTCATTGAGCTCACGCAGCGCGACGACAACGAAGTCGGCGGCGTTCTGTGCCGGCAGGTTGGCGAGGCATCCTGCCGTCAGCGGCGCGTAATCCGACAGGCCCGGTGAGTGAAAGATGCCTTCGACGCCATGCCGCTTGACCACGTTGTCCACGGCGAGCAACACCGAGAATCGCATTTGTCGCACCCCTCCTTCGCCCGT belongs to Amorphoplanes digitatis and includes:
- a CDS encoding ABC transporter permease, producing MTLDLTHARLLTGRSLRTLSRQPAYLLFTLVQPMIWLLLFGQLFRRVAELPGFGGGNYLDYLTPGVVIMTAMMSAGWSGTSIVQDMERGVMDRTLTSPIRRSALVTAGLTHQALVTVVQSLIMFATGLVAGARYPGGYAGLLIVLACAVLIAVVFAALSNAIALVVHQQEALIAVSQFLVLPLAFLSSIMMAPALMPDWVARVARFNPVDWAAVAGREALKATPDWGIVLERMALLSALAILMAWLAARAYRSYQRSL
- a CDS encoding STAS domain-containing protein — translated: MAEPFHAQHAGLCTIRRDGPVLRLVGDIEQENWREVADRIAAEIRDGVSRLDLTQVRFFGAAGVRALMKGCEARPGGVTLHLSCAPVVFRALQICGLLTMGGLVVEAQADEQAPPPEAGR
- a CDS encoding ParB/RepB/Spo0J family partition protein — its product is MRTGTPVELAEIAVLRDGLSPRLCGTSPAHTRQLADLADEVPPIVVHRSSLRVVDGMHRLEAARARGERLIAVVYFDGTDEEAFVAAVRLNAVHGMPLSARDRVAAMERILAAHPHWSDRRIATVCGLAPKTVAAQRRRSGNDRSRLGIRIGQDGRRHPLSAQEGRRIATEIMRSRPGASLREVAREAGISVGTAMDVRRKLAAQNAASPAEPPAGPGSELDVGARLERLVHDPSLRYSERGRALLRLASTTLAFITQSDGVAENVPGHCRDSLRAIAETCAGGWREFGERLAE
- a CDS encoding PQQ-dependent sugar dehydrogenase, producing MAGIDVLWERSHLASATLLKELNMSRRRRRPAAMLAGLRVLALSALLLASVSAAGTAAAGTPGSRAVPLSELTVVTEQVAYGLQRPIAITGLPDGRMLIAEKSGTVRVYHPDTGLAAEPVLDLTARIESSDNERGLLGITPAPNFARTGIVYVAYTSLPAGALTLARLPLGAPERLQVLLTQEHAEYGNHNGGQVAFGSDGYLYWSTGDGGHANDPFKSGQDLRTLLGKIVRIDVNRACGAKPYCVPSTNPFVRTPGARPEIWLYGLRNPWRFSVDQADNSLWIGDVGQGLVEEINHIRPWQGGANLGWSCKEGTPVFDQAQCRPGVRYVDPVFEYEHYLTESCSVIGGVVYRGSRTPEAWGTYIASDYCAPRVYAVRPNRDGSYETATIGNFPTQPTAIAADVHGELYVLSDYPGWLSRVRFERVSG
- a CDS encoding ATP-binding protein; its protein translation is MTTWPDPPDREIVEPLDNAYEHAALIIDSDDAVRARLVPVLNDLLTRGSVVLMIVSAKVELLVRTEFGALSDQLEWRETSSFYQRLGFAYEEFRRYTAEQHAQGRRVHIVAEPDIATEIDPSSPVDRAAEYLSYEVVYNDIIAPYDCPLTCIWDARRHSTLIIENVRLLHNHEIVDGGKLVPVQHVPALDYLARRNEIPLPPPPADTDLDFALSSLDGIGAVHTAVRSWALRQAFSDAAAVDIVTAVAEVATNGIVHGDAPVNLRAWRHTNTLVVQVDDAGGRPLPPLAGYLAPDEHPDTGRGMWLARQLSDVVKVHTGGGITSVRLHFPYDVTHHTPVY
- a CDS encoding response regulator transcription factor; translation: MRFSVLLAVDNVVKRHGVEGIFHSPGLSDYAPLTAGCLANLPAQNAADFVVVALRELNDQILPLLDEYRRQGAKILVLLDTLDMENGARMAGVVADGFLSEAELTADRLGTALASIRSGDLPMPATLGRDMLDRLGRCTCQAPAAVDGLTPREHQVMSLMVDGLSNKQIARRLGISEHGAKRLVGKILVRLDCPSRTAAVALAMRSGYPAAS
- a CDS encoding glycosyltransferase, whose protein sequence is MLTIAPASVAGTRDGWPMRAEPYGADQPLPGWLTERPPRARVLVSRSTVPQPGPDRLMSRVIDAAGPVDADFVLIRPDRRAAARRHPPNVRATDWLPLPAALAVSTAIVHHGGAGSTLAALHAGVPQLVVRGAGDRRHNADLVAARGAGLAVDDREISTAVLDRLLNDAALAQAARQVSAEVAAMPDPADLVPRLIGLVPGQG
- a CDS encoding acyltransferase family protein, with the translated sequence MAGLDGLRGLCALYVMLFHCWAYTFRGFPRYRGPDWLSWLGFGRLSVVLFLVLSGFSLALAAAGNDWRLGSLARYARRRAWRILPAYWAALAFSLAIAWTVVRQPHSAEPTAGSVVVYTLLLQDLFAVPTPNGAFWSIGVEALLYGVLPLLLVLCRRFGPAAMLAVVTLPVIVIGFVVFDGSPPKSENWMAPHLVPAFAAGVVAAGVVAAGDRLRRLPWAVLSLLAAIPAGALILHQGSRWMVNHYYWVDLAVVPAMTMLLLAVASGRPAALIRLLDSSPLRRLGSFSYSLYLIHLPIVVAIALKLVAPRLGHGVAAFTVTTVLAGGLSLIGAWFFARVFEVPFRSWADVRTRSGSGHLPVAPIRPEVAVGGPRPGSRPPGRGPLLYRER